In a genomic window of Taylorella equigenitalis ATCC 35865:
- a CDS encoding ESPR-type extended signal peptide-containing protein, whose amino-acid sequence MNKIYKSIYNEVLGTWVAISEVAKAGGKKSKSKMLSSVILGMVLGTAGIAGDVWGYVSNGSNVAKGEDSTSVGEHNNVDGNKSTGIGNYNYVKGVDGIASGTSNVIKQSQSGSLGSWNFNEGVQSFTYGFLNYALGDNGIALGSKNYAVGNNSTVLGLESYSGDISKFVYNKTKKIDSYSDLQRLGSLISSLKTSYNIDSVPTAKNGLALGFYSFAFNNYSLALGNSTISSGDKSIALGNAAVSLNNNDIAIGTNALAGFSNLRVDSIRYGTENYNLVDNLLTNKYGRFSDVKIASRERLDGTRVEAMEMIAKALENPSPELMGASSQIAIGEDTVAMGRQVLAVGATNRAFGRNSSAVGKGNFAHGDAAQAFGNWNISIGSNAVSVGNRNDATGIKSISAGFENRSYGNYSTAIGYQNISTSIHSSAVGHSNNVNAKFANAFGYKNIVSSMGSTSVGVLNSVNGISSIAFGVGNEIAGPYSIAIGTGTITEDINNSLVNSRTNVTGSHSISIGNHNLIDSDQIVAIGNSIESSLVSNSVILGNNSRGAVVTEIPTSLKVAFGGVSGGIEINNNWVGRSSLANGSISVGSQGKERQIKHVATGSISETSTDAINGSQLFSSIQAIGNVPIKFKTDGIGELSRNLGHKITFRGGANTLSLTENNIGVNISNEGIDIKLARDIQAIESISTVDGTKLSDFGLDITDGPKIIKEGINVNNKKIVNLQTGINETDAANIKNVTDSVNELKNLGYTLEGDNNSRNKFQIGSSILFNGDKNITTLVGSNGISLELNKNITGVSRIAFEENASITSSELKFNDKVKFGINGLTVGNGINLNGNGLNIGEITIDPSTNRLSGLEKPINDNDAVNLAFLNEKFLSVPPGSFFIDANIGGKVNFSLGGTLKISGLAEYSETDSGANISTKLDGNSVIIGLKKSLSQLDSVALSNGTKLNNDGLLINDGPSLTTNGIDANDKVITNVRVGSNEYDATNVKFVKEEVKKLVDLGYKFKGDKEKEINFPIGSTIKFIGDKNINSSLDNEGINITLNTTLRGIDNVEFKDGTSISGDGLYFINGNKVGLNQIKLGSLNLDSSGFISGLSEPTEQDQAVNKKYVDFALKNTVSSLTIDGIKYSANDGGDFTLQLGEKLSVEGKDSNFIDTDLGLNISTKSEAGKIIIGLKKSLVGLESAEIGSNILNDEGLKILGGPSITKSGIYANNKIIQNVAYGSADNDASNVRFVKDKIQALKEEGYILKADEGEGKKFAIGTSVVFYGDKNITSEVTSEGFKTKLNSSLTDIESIEIKDGPLLNSEGLSFDEKTKFTKELVKVGSVQITSDGKISGIQTPTEDNHATNKGYVDGQIAMVKNNLSTLQDSPLNFATNIGDTPKKLGETVSIKGDDSNNNANKNEFDSSNVMTWIDDKGILRIGVRKDIKLSKIKAEDASSGQSSELTPNSLVFNGVDNKSGEDGKITLDVTTNGEADVTGKTAPRLQINGVDFATLNDGMKYVANSGQPQNVKLNNTITVKGAEKNTDVTLFDGGENVMTTIEQDGKGVKYTVAFKKVPEFAGLTVGGMLANEKSPNIILKSLDGEEKFSATVDEEGAGIVTVTGNDSELKTDLMHDGLTINDVDGFSKLGTSTEGMGSLSTPDKTKRRLTHSYNIGSEEVVDEELATLNDGLKIEANIADGSGHASLNTKVKIVGSDKNRTWEEFDSGYNIMTKIEKTEDGETVIRVALRNDLNVKSGSFGGSGTDGFLNIKNEHGKEGITITPSEIRFNNTKKLLSKDHNQQDEVSMGITMTHSGSPNLLSGESVTRIQITDNSGTPTAEVATMNDGLRFKGDTEDVLEKPLSNTLTIIGGESDASKLTALEDKNIGVIAHNLSANDTKISSEKVLTVRMSRNLKGLHSAEFKTLDESGNASGKSIRIDDAGVTIAKGEKGVQLSEEGLTIGEKGPSITNNGINAGGMSISNVGIPTEAHHASSKGYVDRELANVQGQLGSKIQEARKDSLGGAAMAMATAGLPQAYKPGKSAFAVSGGVVAGQSAFAMGLSTISEDGKWIIKGSVSSDSRSQVGGSIGAAYQW is encoded by the coding sequence ATGAACAAAATTTACAAATCTATTTACAACGAAGTGCTCGGCACTTGGGTTGCAATTTCTGAAGTCGCAAAAGCTGGTGGTAAAAAATCTAAGTCAAAGATGTTGTCATCAGTTATTTTAGGAATGGTGCTAGGTACAGCAGGAATTGCTGGTGATGTGTGGGGGTATGTATCAAATGGTTCGAATGTTGCTAAAGGTGAAGATTCTACTTCAGTTGGTGAGCACAATAATGTGGATGGAAATAAATCGACTGGCATTGGAAATTATAACTATGTAAAAGGTGTAGATGGCATTGCTAGTGGTACTTCTAATGTTATTAAACAATCGCAATCAGGTTCATTAGGTTCTTGGAATTTTAATGAGGGAGTTCAATCTTTTACTTATGGTTTCTTAAACTATGCATTAGGGGATAACGGAATTGCCTTAGGAAGTAAGAATTATGCAGTTGGAAATAATTCCACTGTTTTAGGATTAGAATCCTATTCGGGAGATATTTCAAAATTTGTCTACAACAAAACAAAAAAAATTGATTCATATAGTGATCTTCAAAGACTTGGATCATTAATAAGTAGTTTAAAGACTTCTTACAATATTGATTCTGTACCGACTGCTAAAAATGGGTTAGCTCTTGGATTCTACAGTTTTGCATTCAATAACTACTCTTTAGCACTAGGTAATTCAACGATTTCATCGGGGGATAAGTCTATTGCACTAGGAAATGCTGCTGTCTCTCTAAATAATAATGACATTGCAATAGGTACGAATGCATTGGCAGGGTTTTCTAATTTGAGAGTAGATTCCATAAGATATGGGACTGAGAATTACAATTTAGTTGATAACTTATTAACTAATAAATATGGAAGATTTAGCGATGTGAAAATAGCCAGTAGAGAGAGATTGGATGGGACAAGAGTTGAAGCTATGGAGATGATTGCAAAAGCATTGGAAAATCCCAGTCCAGAATTAATGGGGGCATCTTCCCAAATTGCAATAGGAGAGGATACTGTTGCCATGGGTAGACAGGTTTTGGCTGTAGGGGCAACTAACAGAGCGTTTGGTAGAAATTCCTCTGCTGTTGGTAAGGGTAATTTTGCTCATGGGGACGCAGCACAAGCATTTGGGAACTGGAATATTTCAATAGGAAGTAATGCAGTGAGCGTTGGAAACAGAAATGATGCAACTGGTATAAAAAGTATATCAGCAGGATTCGAGAATAGGTCATATGGTAATTACTCAACAGCTATTGGATATCAAAATATATCTACTTCTATTCATAGTAGTGCAGTAGGTCATTCAAATAATGTAAATGCAAAATTCGCAAATGCATTTGGGTACAAAAACATTGTTTCCTCTATGGGTTCTACATCAGTAGGTGTACTAAATAGTGTTAATGGAATATCAAGCATTGCGTTTGGAGTTGGCAATGAAATTGCTGGTCCATACTCAATTGCAATTGGCACAGGAACTATTACAGAGGATATTAATAATTCTTTAGTTAATTCTAGAACCAATGTAACAGGTAGTCATTCAATTTCAATTGGAAACCACAACTTAATAGATTCTGATCAAATTGTAGCTATAGGAAATTCAATAGAATCTTCTTTAGTCTCGAACTCAGTTATTTTGGGAAACAATTCAAGGGGTGCAGTTGTTACTGAAATACCAACATCTCTTAAAGTGGCGTTTGGAGGTGTTAGTGGAGGGATTGAAATAAATAATAATTGGGTAGGTAGATCTTCATTGGCTAACGGGTCAATATCAGTTGGTTCACAAGGTAAAGAGAGGCAAATAAAACATGTGGCTACAGGTTCAATTTCAGAAACGAGTACAGATGCTATCAATGGATCTCAGTTATTCTCATCAATCCAAGCTATTGGAAATGTTCCAATAAAATTTAAAACCGATGGAATCGGCGAGTTGAGCAGAAATCTTGGTCATAAAATTACTTTTCGGGGCGGTGCTAATACTTTAAGTCTTACAGAAAATAACATTGGAGTTAATATAAGCAATGAGGGTATAGACATAAAGCTAGCTAGAGATATACAAGCAATTGAAAGTATCAGTACTGTCGATGGAACAAAACTTAGCGATTTTGGATTAGACATTACAGACGGTCCCAAGATTATTAAAGAAGGTATAAATGTAAATAATAAAAAAATTGTTAATTTGCAAACAGGTATCAATGAAACAGATGCTGCAAACATAAAAAATGTTACTGATTCAGTTAATGAATTAAAAAATTTAGGATACACATTAGAAGGTGATAACAATTCAAGAAACAAATTTCAAATAGGTTCCTCTATTTTATTTAATGGAGATAAGAATATAACCACGTTAGTTGGTTCAAATGGAATTAGCTTAGAATTAAATAAGAACATTACAGGAGTTTCTAGGATTGCTTTTGAAGAAAATGCATCTATAACAAGTTCTGAACTAAAGTTTAATGATAAAGTTAAGTTTGGAATTAACGGGTTGACAGTCGGTAATGGGATTAATCTTAATGGAAACGGTTTAAATATAGGAGAAATAACTATAGATCCTAGTACCAATCGACTTTCTGGATTAGAAAAACCAATTAACGATAATGATGCAGTAAATTTAGCTTTTCTAAATGAAAAGTTTTTATCTGTACCGCCTGGAAGTTTTTTTATTGATGCAAATATTGGGGGTAAAGTAAATTTTTCATTAGGAGGTACCCTTAAGATTTCTGGACTTGCAGAGTATAGTGAAACAGATTCTGGAGCAAATATATCAACTAAACTGGATGGAAATTCAGTAATAATAGGACTTAAAAAATCTTTATCTCAACTTGATAGTGTTGCTCTTTCAAACGGTACTAAATTAAATAATGATGGTCTGTTAATAAATGACGGTCCATCATTGACCACAAATGGAATAGATGCTAATGATAAAGTAATCACAAATGTACGTGTTGGTTCAAACGAATATGATGCTACTAATGTGAAATTTGTTAAAGAAGAAGTAAAAAAATTAGTTGATTTGGGATATAAATTTAAGGGAGATAAAGAAAAAGAAATCAATTTCCCAATTGGTTCAACAATAAAATTCATAGGTGATAAAAATATAAATTCATCTTTAGACAATGAGGGAATAAATATAACTCTAAATACTACTTTAAGAGGAATAGATAATGTAGAATTTAAAGATGGAACTTCAATTAGTGGTGATGGCTTATATTTTATTAATGGTAATAAAGTAGGTCTTAATCAGATTAAATTGGGTTCTTTAAATTTAGATTCAAGTGGCTTTATTTCTGGGTTATCTGAGCCTACTGAACAAGATCAAGCTGTAAATAAGAAATATGTTGATTTTGCATTAAAAAATACTGTATCAAGTTTAACAATAGATGGAATCAAGTATTCAGCAAATGATGGGGGTGACTTTACTCTGCAGTTAGGTGAAAAACTATCAGTAGAGGGAAAAGATTCTAATTTTATAGATACTGATTTGGGTTTAAATATTTCTACTAAATCAGAAGCTGGAAAAATCATAATTGGTTTGAAGAAATCTCTTGTTGGGTTAGAGTCAGCGGAAATTGGATCCAATATATTAAATGATGAAGGATTAAAAATTTTAGGCGGACCATCCATTACTAAATCTGGAATATATGCTAACAATAAAATTATTCAAAATGTTGCTTATGGATCTGCAGACAATGATGCTTCAAATGTTAGATTCGTAAAAGATAAAATACAAGCCCTTAAAGAAGAAGGCTACATACTAAAAGCAGATGAAGGTGAAGGTAAAAAATTCGCTATAGGTACTTCGGTTGTATTTTATGGCGATAAAAATATAACTTCAGAAGTTACATCTGAGGGATTTAAAACCAAACTAAATTCTTCATTAACTGATATTGAAAGTATAGAAATTAAAGATGGTCCATTACTAAATTCGGAGGGCTTATCTTTTGATGAAAAAACCAAATTTACGAAAGAACTAGTTAAAGTTGGTTCAGTTCAGATTACATCTGATGGAAAAATATCTGGTATACAAACACCTACTGAAGACAATCATGCAACCAATAAAGGCTATGTAGATGGTCAGATTGCCATGGTAAAAAATAACTTGAGTACCTTGCAAGATAGTCCTCTGAACTTTGCTACCAACATAGGTGATACGCCAAAAAAACTTGGTGAAACAGTATCCATAAAAGGGGACGATTCTAATAATAATGCCAACAAAAACGAATTTGATTCTTCAAATGTTATGACTTGGATTGATGACAAAGGCATCTTAAGAATAGGTGTTCGTAAAGATATCAAGCTGTCGAAGATTAAAGCTGAAGATGCATCGTCTGGTCAATCTTCAGAGTTAACTCCAAATTCTCTTGTTTTTAATGGTGTGGATAATAAATCTGGTGAAGATGGAAAAATAACTCTGGACGTAACAACAAACGGAGAAGCCGATGTCACAGGGAAGACTGCTCCAAGACTACAGATAAATGGAGTGGACTTTGCTACGTTGAATGATGGAATGAAATACGTTGCCAACTCAGGTCAGCCACAAAATGTGAAATTGAACAATACCATAACAGTCAAGGGTGCTGAAAAGAACACTGACGTGACTCTTTTTGATGGCGGTGAAAATGTCATGACCACTATCGAACAAGACGGAAAGGGCGTGAAGTACACGGTTGCTTTCAAAAAAGTACCTGAGTTTGCTGGTCTCACTGTTGGTGGAATGTTGGCAAATGAAAAATCTCCGAACATTATATTGAAATCTTTAGATGGTGAAGAAAAATTCTCAGCGACAGTGGATGAGGAGGGTGCAGGCATTGTCACCGTAACTGGTAATGATTCCGAACTAAAAACTGATCTCATGCACGATGGTCTTACGATTAATGATGTAGATGGATTCTCAAAGTTAGGCACTTCAACTGAAGGTATGGGTAGCCTTTCAACTCCTGACAAAACTAAACGTCGCTTAACTCACAGCTACAACATTGGATCTGAGGAGGTTGTTGATGAAGAATTAGCAACGCTCAATGATGGTCTAAAAATCGAAGCTAACATTGCAGATGGTAGTGGTCATGCGAGTTTAAATACAAAAGTAAAAATAGTTGGATCAGATAAAAACAGAACTTGGGAAGAATTTGATTCTGGCTACAATATCATGACAAAAATCGAAAAAACTGAAGATGGGGAAACAGTTATTCGTGTAGCTTTGCGTAATGATCTTAATGTGAAGAGTGGCTCCTTTGGCGGTTCTGGGACGGACGGATTTTTAAATATTAAAAATGAGCACGGAAAAGAAGGCATTACAATCACCCCATCTGAGATACGTTTTAACAATACTAAGAAGTTACTTTCGAAAGATCATAACCAGCAGGATGAAGTATCTATGGGTATCACGATGACTCATAGCGGTTCTCCTAATCTTTTGAGTGGCGAGTCTGTTACACGCATACAAATAACTGATAATTCGGGTACTCCTACGGCTGAGGTTGCAACCATGAATGACGGTTTGAGATTTAAGGGCGATACTGAGGATGTATTGGAGAAGCCTCTTTCAAATACATTGACCATAATTGGTGGCGAATCGGATGCAAGCAAGTTAACGGCTCTTGAGGATAAAAATATCGGTGTAATTGCTCATAATTTGAGTGCTAACGATACTAAAATTTCTTCTGAAAAAGTACTAACCGTTCGTATGTCTAGAAATCTGAAAGGCTTACATAGTGCTGAATTCAAAACGCTTGATGAGAGTGGCAATGCCTCTGGTAAGTCTATTCGTATTGATGATGCTGGTGTTACCATTGCCAAAGGTGAAAAAGGCGTACAACTTAGTGAAGAAGGGCTAACAATAGGTGAGAAAGGGCCATCTATTACCAATAATGGTATCAATGCAGGCGGAATGAGCATCTCCAACGTGGGAATTCCGACAGAAGCACATCATGCAAGTTCCAAGGGTTATGTTGATAGAGAACTTGCGAATGTTCAAGGTCAGCTAGGAAGCAAAATCCAAGAGGCACGCAAAGACTCATTGGGCGGAGCTGCGATGGCGATGGCTACGGCTGGTCTCCCTCAGGCATATAAGCCAGGAAAGAGTGCATTTGCGGTTTCTGGTGGTGTTGTCGCTGGACAATCAGCTTTTGCAATGGGTCTATCTACAATTTCTGAAGATGGAAAATGGATAATCAAGGGTTCTGTTTCTAGTGATTCTCGTAGCCAAGTTGGCGGCTCTATTGGTGCTGCATATCAATGGTGA